Proteins encoded within one genomic window of Oscarella lobularis chromosome 6, ooOscLobu1.1, whole genome shotgun sequence:
- the LOC136188177 gene encoding uncharacterized protein, translated as MSKTSSTPDFASKVFHFGKSLHGSKQYLIMQRRNLFAMQEKLGQPSCFFTLSAADLHWPELFDLAQHYNKDSTSEELYRSYRKRNETLNSNPMSADWFFTRRAFKFLKTFLVPVLGFEHYWARIEYQHRGSAHLHGLGWIRDAPDFKTIIKRIKEYPEMDLQYNEKAKLKAVERICAPEGKDIVKFSDWLLSTVNPSFDDAGDGQMPKVHPSDHPCHQRWRDVKDHDTDYERLIATVQRHTESKACLKDLGDGTKLKAFGRYKTKTKRPTNQNPLQLQGWRSNVDMQVCVSTFGLAKYVVKYATKSEPQSTTLAQTFQMIVDGLDKRDPSRKVVSKLLMKSIGERDYSAQETCHLITGDKLVTASREFKTLHLKNKREIDLSARSSKASATVPTTVEEYMKRSAEAQNLCLMDYDSDYTYNSKGQLRKRGKSLVVRVVPRIPCDPTNAKKYEQYCYYQLMKYKPFCQLSDLTTAADGEVLSAADSYKRFLITVGKSLRNKIEISNDIDAVLTMPFDEASWESDDDSKKENKKKGVDQDDWMKLFCPSSAINEDLSMEELNA; from the exons ATGTCGAAGACTTCTTCAACTCCCGATTTTGCATCCAAAGTATTTCACTTTGGAAAAAGTTTGCACGGCTCAAAGCAGTATTTGATAATGCAAAGACGAAATTTATTTGCTATGCAAGAAAAACTCGGTCAGCCCAGCTGCTTTTTTACTCTTAGTGCAGCTGATTTGCACTGGCCCGAGCTCTTTGATCTTGCACAGCACTACAATAAAGATAGCACGTCCGAGGAGTTGTATCGTAGCtatcgaaaacgaaacgaaacgttgaATTCAAATCCAATGTCAGCAGATTGGTTTTTCACTCGACGAGcgtttaaatttttaaaaacaTTTTTGGTACCAGTTCTTGGCTTCGAGCACTACTGGGCTCGCATTGAGTATCAACACCGAGGAAGTGCTCATTTGCACGGTCTTGGTTGGATACGAGATGCACCCGACTTCAAAACGATAATAAAACGTATAAAAGAGTATCCTGAAATGGATTTGCAGTATAACGAGAAAGCCAAATTAAAAGCGGTCGAACGCATTTGTGCGCCAGAAGGAAAAGACATAGTCAAATTTTCAGATTGGCTATTGTCAACAGTTAATCCTTCTTTCGACGATGCAGGTGATGGTCAAATGCCCAAGGTGCATCCGAGTGATCATCCATGCCATCAGAGGTGGCGCGATGTGAAGGATCACGACACGGATTACGAGAGGCTCATTGCCACTGTTCAAAGGCATACAGAGAGCAAAGCTTGCTTGAAAGATCTGGGCGATGGCACTAAACTAAA AGCCTTCGGTCGAtacaaaacgaaaacgaaacgacccACGAATCAAAATCCTTTACAACTTCAGGGTTGGAGATCAAACGTTGATATGCAAGTTTGCGTAAGTACTTTTGGACTTGCCAAGTACGTCGTAAAGTACGCAACCAAGAGTGAGCCACAATCAACAACGCTTGCACAAACATTCCAAATGATTGTGGACGGTCTTGACAAGCGCGATCCTTCTCGAAAAGTTGTGTCCAAGTTGCTAATGAAATCAATTGGTGAACGGGATTATTCGGCTCAGGAAACGTGTCATCTTATTACGGGCGACAAACTGGTCACTGCTTCCCGCGAATTTAAGACGTTGCACTTAAAAAACAAGCGAGAAATTGACCTGAGTGCGCGTTCGTCAAAAGCAAGTGCGACTGTTCCAACAACCGTCGAAGAATACATGAAGCGAAGCGCAGAGGCACAGAATTTGTGCCTCATGGATTACGATTCGGATTACACTTACAATTCAAAGGGACAGCTGAGGAAAAGGGGCAAATCGTTAGTCGTTCGCGTTGTTCCACGAATACCTTGCGATCCGACGAATGCCAAAAAATACGAACAATACTGCTACTACCAGCTGATGAAGTACAAGCCATTTTGTCAGCTAAGCGATTTGACAACGGCAGCCGACGGAGAGGTTCTCTCTGCTGCCGACTCTTATAAGCGATTTCTGATTACTGTCGGTAAAAGTTTGCGGAACAAAATTGAAATATCAAACGACATCGACGCAGTACTTACCATGCCTTTTGATGAAGCGTCGTGggaaagtgacgacgacagcaaaaaagaaaataagaaaaaaggcgTTGATCAGGATGATTGGATGAAATTGTTTTGTCCATCTTCTGCCATCAACGAAGATCTAAGCATGGAAGAGTTGAACGCTTAA